Proteins co-encoded in one Podospora pseudoanserina strain CBS 124.78 chromosome 7 map unlocalized CBS124.78p_7, whole genome shotgun sequence genomic window:
- a CDS encoding uncharacterized protein (EggNog:ENOG503NXM8; COG:S), which yields MADDDSSDLSSISSLSAPPSDDESGLELTKEKGILKFFHKIDRNPALEPKEKTPPRPKREPSPPHEYVLADNPDIAFIVMFRARFTEAFPKSMANFGPQELERDVVDSVPGERVEHFLCAILGLLLNRKQDVKPGHYNRALEEAVQSHKGQWARDWESRNPLSGGATFASMTPVQRLTLLRTLIQWSLASSDAIKSMINQQYKNRHEDDRNIPLSVQVWGGDGDKRRYFLIEGNDDTSFRVYRESNPAGVHRTWWSVAGSIEELQALANKLETQDGGPKARQFAKNILNAIPRFEATEEKRRRREYRQMQKERFRRPEPGFSLYEGRTRGKRMKYTYSDDEAEFLTDSTNRRSTRNTRNHTPAEPSGPVTTASGRQIRAPTRLNAEKSSEAPSAATSVQGDDTENKENELGPRGRPRRSAAVNHGTNGWAASKKRKSEEFESDASDGSEPDFGDDEEEEADIPDESEDEEEFEEDSPMDEDLEDQAEPGSKIFKFPIRVAFDENNKVWQIPGPAVVVSPKNARAAARRNVVVSESSESTGAEDEPEEPEPPAAEEIIAVPAKRASTPQTQTETNVDKSGEKEVKTTDEVTAPPTPSSGPATALAFRGSPEKPAQPPMAAAQAVPAVGDIE from the exons ATGGCCGACGACGATTCTTCAGATCTCTCGTCTATTTCATCGCTATCGGCGCCTCCTAGTGACGATGAGTCTGGTCTCGAATTGACCAAGGAAAAGGGCATTCTGAAGTTCTTCCACAAGATCGACCGCAACCCTGCCTTGGAGCCCAAGGAGAAGACACCGCCCCGACCCAAAAGAGAACCATCGCCACCACACGAATATGTGCTAGCTGACAACCCCGACATCGCT TTTATCGTAATGTTCCGCGCCCGATTCACCGAGGCTTTCCCCAAAAGTATGGCGAACTTTGGACCGCAAGAGCTGGAGCGCGATGTCGTCGATTCTGTTCCTGGCGAGCGCGTCGAGCACTTTTTGTGCGCCATCTTGGGGCTTTTGCTGAACAGGAAGCAGGATGTCAA GCCTGGCCACTACAATCgcgcgttggaggaggctgttcAGTCGCACAAGGGACAGTGGGCGAGGGATTGGGAGAGCCGAAACCCGCTTTCTGGGGGTGCCACGTTTGCGTCCATGACGCCAGTCCAACGG CTCACCTTGTTGCGCACGCTTATTCAATGGTCGCTCGCCTCCTCCGATGCGATCAAGTCAATGATCAACCAGCAATACAAGAACCGACACGAAGATGATCGCAACATTCCTCTCAGCGTTCAGGTGTGGGGCGGAGACGGTGACAAGCGCCGGTACTTCTTAATTGAGGGCAACGACGACACTTCCTTCCGTGTGTACAGGGAGAGCAATCCAGCCGGTGTTCACCGGACCTGGTGGAGCGTTGCTGGCAGCATTGAGGAGCTTCAGGCTCTAGCCAACAAGTTGGAGACTCAGGATGGAGGGCCCAAGGCTAGGCAGTTCGCAAAGAACATTCTCAATGCGATTCCTAGATTTGAGGCtaccgaggagaagaggagacgCAGGGAGTATCGCCAGATGCAGAAGGAACGGTTCAGGCGGCCAGAGCCTGGTTTCTCTCTCTATGAGGGCCGCACCAGAGGCAAGAGGATGAAGTACACATATTCCGACGACGAGGCCGAGTTTCTTACCGATTCCACCAACCGCCGATCTACTCGCAACACACGAAACCACACACCGGCCGAGCCAAGTGGTCCAGTCACTACTGCGAGCGGGCGCCAGATTAGAGCCCCTACGAGACTCAACGCAGAGAAATCCAGCGAAGCTCCGAGCGCGGCTACTAGTGTTCAGGGCGATGACACAGAGAACAAGGAGAATGAGCTTGGGCCAAGGGGACGCCCTAGACGCTCTGCTGCTGTCAATCACGGTACAAACGGCTGGGCCGCCagcaaaaagagaaagagcgAGGAGTTCGAGTCGGATGCGTCAGACGGAAGCGAGCCTGATTTTGGggatgacgaagaggaggaggccgacaTCCCAGACGAGtctgaagacgaggaggaattcGAGGAGGATTCGCCCATGGAcgaggatttggaggatCAGGCCGAACCCGGCAGCAAAATCTTCAAATTCCCGATCCGAGTTGCGTTTGATGAGAACAACAAGGTGTGGCAAATTCCTGGCCCGGCCGTGGTTGTTTCACCAAAGAACGCCAGGGCTGCAGCTCGCAGGAATGTGGTTGTGAGTGAGAGCTCCGAGTCGACTGGCGCAGAGGATGAGCCAGAGGAGCCAGAGCCACCGGCCGCTGAGGAGATTATCGCCGTCCCAGCCAAACGCGCCTCGACACCTCAGACCCAAACGGAGACTAATGTTGACAAATCTGGCGAGAAGGAGGTTAAGACTACAGATGAGGTTACGGCTCCTCCCACGCCCTCGAGCGGGCCAGCCACGGCTTTGGCTTTCCGGGGCAGTCCAGAGAAGCCAGCGCAGCCGCCAATGGCTGCGGCGCAGGCTGTACCAGCCGTGGGCGACATCGAGTAA